From Schaalia sp. ZJ405, one genomic window encodes:
- a CDS encoding FtsX-like permease family protein — MIRSVLYEVFASIRSQTVTSLILVLLIAGASASVILTAGQSAGAQASVLSTVDSLSPRTINVYVSNNPPEFNATLVETLKSYDLIESVTGFGPAADVTAAVNPEGARVSTRAVYGNIGTRMPHWVNALNQAETSQSGETTSPEETLGFADETGLPPRAVSTKNATDLLGFTAGVGVARFVPDGEEILVTDSISLPEHLDVMGPMLLIPRPMREDEPLAALAVSAARPEDVDVVTAIVRGYLREVPSENVTVSNSKMLADLRSAISGEITASNRTLIIGSFAAASAASIIVVWTVVLLRRKDFGRRRALGASRSAIVGLVLAQVWTLGVIGALAGFAIGIGALGIQGAVIPPPDFNVAVVVGMAAGSVIAALIPATWAAWRDPLTELRVP; from the coding sequence ATGATCCGGTCGGTGCTGTACGAGGTGTTTGCGTCGATCCGGTCGCAGACGGTGACCTCACTTATCCTCGTCCTCCTTATTGCAGGCGCAAGCGCCTCCGTTATTCTCACAGCCGGGCAGAGTGCGGGCGCACAGGCGTCGGTACTGTCCACGGTTGATTCCTTGTCACCGCGGACAATCAACGTCTATGTGTCGAACAACCCGCCGGAGTTCAATGCCACTTTGGTGGAAACCCTCAAGAGTTACGACCTCATTGAATCGGTCACCGGATTCGGGCCGGCAGCTGATGTGACTGCGGCCGTCAATCCAGAAGGTGCGCGCGTGAGTACCCGAGCGGTTTATGGAAATATCGGGACGCGGATGCCTCATTGGGTCAACGCGTTAAACCAAGCGGAGACATCTCAATCGGGCGAAACAACCAGCCCGGAGGAGACCCTTGGGTTTGCGGATGAGACAGGGCTTCCCCCGCGTGCAGTGTCAACAAAGAACGCAACGGATCTTCTTGGATTTACTGCCGGCGTCGGCGTTGCCCGATTCGTTCCCGACGGCGAGGAAATCCTTGTCACGGATTCCATCTCCCTCCCCGAACACCTTGACGTTATGGGTCCGATGCTGCTGATCCCGCGTCCGATGCGTGAAGATGAACCACTTGCCGCACTCGCCGTCAGCGCTGCGCGCCCCGAGGATGTGGACGTTGTCACCGCGATTGTTCGCGGTTATCTTCGGGAAGTCCCATCCGAAAACGTCACCGTGTCAAACTCCAAGATGCTTGCTGACCTGAGGTCAGCGATTTCCGGGGAGATCACCGCGTCCAACCGAACGCTAATCATTGGTTCCTTCGCGGCTGCCAGTGCGGCCTCGATCATCGTTGTGTGGACCGTTGTGCTGCTGCGACGTAAGGACTTTGGACGGCGCCGCGCCCTGGGAGCTAGCCGCAGTGCAATCGTCGGCCTCGTTCTCGCTCAGGTGTGGACACTCGGTGTTATCGGTGCGCTCGCGGGATTTGCTATTGGAATCGGAGCGCTTGGGATTCAAGGAGCGGTGATTCCTCCTCCGGACTTCAATGTTGCCGTGGTTGTTGGTATGGCTGCGGGTTCCGTCATCGCCGCGCTCATTCCCGCAACATGGGCGGCGTGGCGTGACCCGCTCACGGAGCTGCGCGTTCCCTAA
- a CDS encoding sugar ABC transporter ATP-binding protein gives MDIEEILRIENLNQIYPGVHAVKDVSMSVKRGTILGLVGENGAGKSTLIKMLGGIEKPQSGRILVRGTTQTFTSSSEAQASGIAVVSQEFRLVPDMSVADNIFLGHELKKGVILNRAESAERAKMLLDTLGLDLDPSRSVSSLTIADQQLVEIARALSLDFSLIILDEPSATLNEAETKNLHRIIQNIAESGRAAIYVSHHLKEILKISTDIVVMRDGRKVLEASSQTQNEDSIVLAMLGRMPAQFQKEDRLRKNASVILEVNEIEIAGNPHRHSFTLHRGEILGLAGLVGSGRAELSKCLSGVLPVLNGEIIINNQVVQLTGPRSAIQNGIFTLSEDRKAEGILPHLSVLENALIAKEKKNLSRLNQIIPIPRLEKQAFQELRVSMNIKVANDAQRISSLSGGNQQKVLLGRSLVSGCPVLVLNEPTRGVDVGAKVEIYQLIKSLSQIGVSIIISSSDASELATICNRCLVYFAGEKFIELSGAELNEDSIVSAAVGRDLRKEC, from the coding sequence ATGGATATTGAAGAAATCCTTCGGATTGAAAATCTCAATCAGATATATCCGGGAGTGCACGCCGTTAAAGACGTCAGTATGTCGGTCAAACGTGGCACGATTTTGGGTCTTGTCGGTGAAAATGGTGCTGGAAAAAGTACTCTTATAAAAATGCTTGGCGGTATAGAAAAACCACAGTCTGGGAGAATTTTGGTAAGAGGAACAACTCAAACATTCACATCGTCGAGTGAGGCACAAGCTTCTGGTATTGCGGTGGTGAGTCAAGAGTTTCGACTTGTCCCAGACATGTCGGTTGCAGATAACATTTTCCTCGGACATGAGTTGAAAAAAGGTGTGATTCTAAACCGTGCAGAAAGCGCTGAACGAGCAAAAATGCTGCTCGATACGCTCGGTCTCGATTTAGATCCTTCCAGATCCGTATCGTCATTGACTATCGCTGACCAGCAGCTAGTCGAAATTGCGCGTGCCCTATCTCTGGACTTTAGCTTAATTATCTTGGATGAGCCGTCCGCGACGTTAAACGAGGCGGAAACAAAAAATCTTCATAGAATTATTCAAAATATTGCAGAAAGTGGTCGAGCAGCAATCTATGTTTCGCATCATTTAAAAGAAATTCTTAAAATATCTACAGACATCGTCGTCATGCGTGACGGACGAAAAGTTCTTGAAGCATCTTCGCAAACGCAAAATGAGGATTCGATTGTGCTTGCGATGCTGGGGAGAATGCCTGCACAATTCCAGAAAGAAGATCGTTTACGAAAAAACGCAAGCGTTATTCTTGAGGTAAATGAAATCGAAATTGCAGGAAATCCACACCGACACAGTTTCACCCTTCATCGCGGCGAGATACTTGGGCTCGCCGGTCTTGTCGGCTCGGGACGAGCTGAACTAAGCAAGTGTCTATCTGGAGTTCTTCCAGTCCTTAACGGGGAAATTATAATCAATAATCAGGTAGTTCAACTTACTGGTCCTAGAAGCGCAATACAGAATGGGATTTTCACTCTTTCGGAGGATCGGAAAGCTGAAGGAATCCTTCCGCATCTTTCGGTCCTTGAGAACGCACTAATTGCAAAAGAGAAAAAGAATCTATCTAGACTCAATCAGATTATCCCAATTCCCCGATTAGAAAAGCAGGCATTTCAAGAGCTCCGCGTATCGATGAATATAAAAGTAGCAAATGATGCTCAGCGTATTTCATCTCTTTCTGGTGGAAATCAGCAAAAGGTCTTACTTGGGAGGTCTCTCGTCTCAGGCTGTCCAGTGCTGGTCCTGAATGAACCGACCCGGGGTGTGGATGTCGGAGCTAAAGTTGAGATCTATCAGCTCATTAAGAGTCTCTCGCAAATAGGGGTCTCGATTATAATCTCGAGTTCCGATGCATCCGAGCTAGCAACAATTTGTAATCGTTGCTTGGTGTA
- the tsaD gene encoding tRNA (adenosine(37)-N6)-threonylcarbamoyltransferase complex transferase subunit TsaD yields MSNPLVLGIESTCDETGIGLVRGNELLVDRTATSMDQYARYGGIIPEIASRAHLESFLPVLESALDEAQVTLDDVDAIAVAAGPGLIGSLTVGISAAKALASSLGKPLYGVNHVIGHLAVDKLAEGPLPERFIGLVVSGGHSNILLVNDIARDIEELGGTLDDAAGEAFDKVGRLLDLPYPGGPHVDRLSQSGDREAIRFPRGLAAGKDKELHKYDFSFSGLKTAVARYIEGARQRGESVNAEDICAGFSESINDSLTAKTVRAALDTGCDTIVVGGGFSANSRLRQLITERAAAAGLTVRMPPLRFCTDNGAQIAAIGSELVCAGVSPSSYTFSPDSGMSLMQISVG; encoded by the coding sequence GTGAGTAATCCGCTAGTTCTTGGAATTGAATCAACCTGCGATGAGACTGGTATCGGCCTGGTTCGTGGGAATGAGCTTCTTGTTGACCGGACCGCGACGTCGATGGATCAATACGCCAGGTACGGGGGAATTATCCCTGAGATTGCTTCGCGCGCTCATCTTGAATCCTTCCTCCCGGTGCTTGAATCGGCGCTTGACGAGGCCCAGGTGACCCTGGATGACGTCGACGCTATCGCCGTTGCTGCTGGTCCTGGACTCATTGGGTCATTGACGGTCGGGATCTCCGCGGCGAAAGCTCTCGCTTCCTCGCTAGGTAAACCGCTTTACGGAGTTAATCACGTCATCGGGCACCTTGCGGTAGACAAGCTGGCCGAAGGGCCGTTGCCGGAGCGTTTCATCGGGCTTGTTGTTTCTGGTGGACACTCAAATATCCTTCTCGTCAATGACATTGCGCGTGACATTGAGGAACTCGGAGGGACCCTCGATGACGCCGCGGGAGAGGCATTCGACAAAGTTGGGCGCCTGCTTGACCTGCCCTATCCGGGAGGCCCCCACGTTGACCGTCTCTCCCAGTCCGGCGATCGTGAAGCCATCCGTTTCCCGCGAGGCCTAGCTGCCGGCAAGGACAAGGAACTCCACAAGTACGACTTCTCATTCTCCGGTCTGAAAACGGCGGTTGCTCGATACATCGAGGGCGCTCGTCAACGCGGCGAATCTGTCAACGCCGAAGATATCTGCGCGGGATTCTCGGAGTCGATCAACGACTCCCTCACCGCAAAGACTGTTCGGGCTGCCCTCGATACGGGATGCGACACCATCGTCGTCGGCGGCGGTTTTTCGGCGAATTCGCGTCTGCGGCAACTCATCACCGAACGAGCGGCAGCTGCGGGTTTGACGGTTCGGATGCCTCCGCTGCGTTTCTGCACGGATAACGGCGCTCAGATCGCTGCGATTGGTTCCGAACTTGTGTGTGCGGGAGTCTCCCCGTCCTCGTACACGTTCTCACCTGACTCGGGGATGTCACTCATGCAGATTTCTGTGGGTTAA
- a CDS encoding succinate dehydrogenase cytochrome b subunit, whose product MATTNVATKKRRAWTTSVFIKQLMAISGFVFVLFLLFHAYGNLKMFLGQEAYDHYAEWLKVDAFYPIFPKGGFIWVFRAAMLLMLVIHLFAAAYTWKRSRRARRSRYVVKKSVTDAYAAQTMRMSGVIIFLLFVFHILHFTTGTIRTGFTIDATPYERMVASFQSPLLVIVYLLFVGCACIHVSHGFWSMFQTLGWVRPSTRSLMVVLSGIVGAVIFVMFMAPPIAIAAGFIS is encoded by the coding sequence ATGGCCACAACAAATGTCGCGACGAAGAAGCGCCGTGCTTGGACCACCAGTGTGTTTATTAAGCAGCTGATGGCAATCTCGGGCTTTGTCTTCGTCCTCTTCCTGCTTTTCCACGCTTACGGCAACCTCAAGATGTTCTTGGGGCAAGAAGCCTACGATCACTACGCCGAATGGCTGAAGGTTGACGCGTTCTACCCGATCTTCCCCAAGGGTGGGTTCATCTGGGTGTTCCGCGCTGCGATGCTGCTCATGCTCGTCATTCACCTATTTGCCGCGGCCTACACGTGGAAGCGTTCGCGTCGTGCTCGCCGTAGCCGCTACGTTGTGAAGAAATCGGTGACGGATGCCTACGCCGCGCAGACCATGCGCATGTCCGGCGTGATCATCTTCCTTCTCTTCGTCTTCCACATCCTTCACTTCACCACCGGAACAATCCGCACAGGATTCACCATCGACGCGACGCCGTACGAGCGCATGGTCGCCTCGTTCCAGTCGCCGCTCCTGGTCATCGTTTACCTGCTGTTCGTCGGATGCGCCTGCATCCACGTGTCGCACGGCTTCTGGTCGATGTTCCAGACGCTGGGATGGGTTCGTCCCTCCACTCGCTCCCTGATGGTCGTCCTTTCAGGAATCGTCGGCGCCGTGATCTTCGTGATGTTCATGGCTCCCCCGATCGCCATTGCTGCCGGGTTCATTTCCTGA
- a CDS encoding LacI family DNA-binding transcriptional regulator gives MVSNEPKKSKAGFRFVGVRQVAAEAGVSIGTVSNVLNRPEIVGEETLSKVRDVMDRLGFVPSIAAGQLRGHRSKQIGVVVPDVGNPYWSSVLRGVESVIEAEHLTMLVSSTHQDKKRQRSILKAHRSQGVDGLIHVPIYDSPEDWEEFGNCTYGVVTLDHRRGGSEIEESVGADDVLGAKLAMSHLLEIGHRTIGFINGPHFVPWCASRAEGARSAIAAFESPRNVQLIEMTVRDLTVNEGREAARKIIDNPDITAVMCGNDMTALGVLLTCQELGILVPDELSIVGYDDVDFAPALNPPLTTVRQPSYLIGVAAACQLLNKPFELRDEPFRPELIVRNSTMKIY, from the coding sequence TTGGTTTCAAACGAACCGAAGAAATCTAAAGCGGGGTTCCGCTTTGTAGGTGTACGGCAAGTTGCCGCAGAGGCTGGTGTATCCATTGGCACCGTTTCTAACGTGCTGAATCGTCCCGAAATTGTAGGTGAAGAAACCCTCAGTAAGGTTCGCGATGTGATGGACCGTTTGGGGTTCGTTCCATCGATTGCAGCGGGACAACTTCGAGGGCATAGGTCGAAACAGATTGGCGTTGTGGTTCCAGACGTTGGCAATCCCTATTGGTCTTCCGTACTACGGGGCGTAGAGAGCGTCATTGAGGCAGAACATCTTACGATGCTTGTAAGTTCAACACACCAAGATAAGAAACGACAGCGGAGCATCCTCAAGGCGCATCGGAGCCAAGGGGTTGATGGGCTTATTCATGTGCCAATCTATGATTCGCCTGAAGATTGGGAAGAATTTGGTAACTGTACCTACGGTGTCGTGACTCTGGACCATAGGAGAGGAGGGAGTGAAATAGAAGAATCTGTCGGAGCAGACGACGTGCTCGGGGCAAAACTCGCAATGTCGCATCTGTTAGAAATAGGGCACCGCACAATCGGGTTCATTAACGGTCCCCACTTCGTGCCGTGGTGTGCCAGCCGTGCGGAAGGAGCACGTTCCGCCATCGCAGCTTTTGAATCACCCAGGAACGTACAGCTGATAGAAATGACTGTGCGGGATCTTACCGTGAATGAAGGTCGGGAAGCTGCTCGAAAGATCATAGACAACCCAGATATTACGGCTGTGATGTGTGGGAACGACATGACTGCTCTTGGAGTTCTATTAACCTGCCAAGAGCTAGGAATACTGGTGCCCGATGAGCTGTCGATTGTTGGCTACGACGATGTTGACTTTGCGCCGGCGCTGAATCCTCCGTTGACGACAGTCCGCCAGCCTTCGTACCTCATTGGTGTTGCGGCGGCATGCCAACTGCTCAATAAGCCCTTCGAACTGAGAGACGAACCCTTCCGCCCGGAGCTTATTGTTCGAAACTCAACGATGAAGATCTACTGA
- a CDS encoding ABC transporter ATP-binding protein encodes MGELSAQDVNFRYPAARTFVVEGWSHTFHPGTVTAMTGASGCGKSTRLYLLALMTRITEGQIVLDGQRVDNLSDPERARIRASRFGFIFQDAALDATRSVLDNVVESCLYRGERPANARTRAAELLERMNVGVPLDRKPGQISGGQAQRIALARALIGQPDVVFADEPTGNLDAESSDVVLGMLREQADQGAAVIIVTHDPGLAQRADVHLSLSAPSLAIDEDEGACATPEHMAASDSITRPVSAVPAYMSEGNAQ; translated from the coding sequence GTGGGTGAGCTGAGCGCACAGGACGTGAACTTCCGCTATCCCGCAGCGCGAACATTCGTTGTTGAGGGGTGGAGTCACACATTCCACCCGGGCACAGTCACCGCAATGACCGGAGCTTCCGGATGTGGAAAATCTACCCGCCTCTACCTGCTCGCACTGATGACACGCATCACCGAGGGGCAGATCGTCCTCGACGGTCAGCGCGTGGACAACCTCAGTGACCCCGAGCGCGCCCGCATCCGTGCCAGCAGGTTCGGCTTCATTTTCCAGGATGCTGCGCTCGATGCGACCCGATCTGTGCTGGACAATGTCGTCGAATCTTGCCTGTACCGAGGCGAACGCCCCGCGAACGCGCGAACCCGAGCCGCCGAACTCCTCGAACGTATGAACGTTGGTGTGCCTCTGGATCGCAAACCGGGGCAGATCTCAGGTGGGCAGGCCCAACGCATTGCCCTCGCTCGCGCACTGATCGGACAGCCGGATGTTGTCTTCGCCGACGAACCAACAGGGAACCTTGACGCAGAAAGCTCCGACGTCGTCCTCGGAATGTTGCGTGAACAGGCTGACCAAGGGGCCGCGGTCATCATCGTCACCCATGATCCAGGGCTTGCCCAACGCGCCGACGTGCACCTGAGCCTCTCCGCCCCCTCGCTCGCAATTGACGAGGACGAGGGCGCGTGCGCGACACCGGAGCACATGGCGGCGAGCGATTCCATCACGCGACCCGTCTCCGCAGTACCTGCCTACATGAGCGAGGGGAATGCGCAATGA
- a CDS encoding substrate-binding domain-containing protein — protein sequence MKIRSKIAVFSALPLFLLSACASGADTGNNGSENSADSPLEFVKKEPLKLGYSVYDLQNSYWQSYAEGVKAGAKEAGVEVSIVDQKSEQAKQVSGSLDLINSGISGLIITPVQPSALPSTIDAAHAEKIPVVIGDIGTGGNYDVYIQSNNKNGGELAAKYLIDRFKDTDGKHKIGVIELHAGSVVGEERVSGFKDAIAKSDNLEVVASLDGNDTVDGGFSAAQDMLSANPDLEVIYAANDDSAIGAQRAMETAGKSVADGFVLIGFDGSPSALDLIRSGKMSATVAQDPYGQGKKAVETILAILDGKSPEFDDSKTKTIFFPVTMVDSSSLDQFLASKAKQN from the coding sequence ATGAAGATTCGAAGCAAAATTGCTGTGTTCTCGGCCTTGCCATTATTTCTGTTGTCCGCTTGCGCCTCAGGAGCCGACACAGGAAATAATGGCAGTGAAAACTCTGCGGATTCTCCGCTTGAGTTTGTTAAAAAAGAGCCTCTGAAACTCGGGTACTCCGTCTATGACCTGCAGAACTCGTATTGGCAATCGTATGCCGAAGGCGTCAAAGCGGGAGCAAAGGAAGCTGGAGTTGAGGTATCGATAGTTGACCAGAAATCGGAGCAGGCGAAACAGGTGTCTGGCAGCCTGGACCTTATCAACAGCGGGATCTCAGGACTGATCATCACCCCTGTGCAACCATCCGCCCTTCCGTCGACAATCGATGCTGCCCATGCGGAGAAGATCCCAGTTGTCATCGGTGACATCGGAACAGGGGGAAACTACGACGTTTACATCCAGTCGAACAACAAGAACGGTGGCGAACTTGCTGCAAAGTATCTCATTGATCGCTTTAAAGACACCGATGGTAAACACAAGATTGGAGTCATTGAGCTTCATGCGGGATCTGTTGTTGGAGAAGAACGTGTTTCCGGATTCAAAGATGCAATTGCAAAGTCCGACAACCTTGAAGTCGTTGCGTCTTTGGATGGAAATGACACGGTAGATGGAGGATTTTCGGCAGCTCAGGACATGTTGTCCGCGAATCCGGATCTTGAAGTCATCTATGCTGCAAATGACGACTCTGCTATTGGTGCGCAACGTGCAATGGAAACAGCAGGAAAGTCGGTTGCTGACGGGTTTGTTCTCATCGGGTTTGATGGATCGCCATCAGCCCTCGATCTCATCAGGTCAGGAAAAATGAGCGCAACAGTTGCTCAGGACCCATACGGTCAAGGGAAAAAAGCCGTAGAGACAATTCTTGCAATTCTCGATGGCAAATCGCCCGAATTTGATGATTCGAAAACGAAGACCATCTTCTTTCCAGTCACGATGGTAGATTCTTCATCTCTCGATCAGTTCCTCGCATCGAAGGCGAAACAAAACTGA
- a CDS encoding fumarate reductase/succinate dehydrogenase flavoprotein subunit has protein sequence MSDTLIKGLYREGEKIADTKAPLDVPISQSWEERKFKAALVNPANRRKLRVIIVGTGLAGGAAAASLGEMGYNVEVFFYQDSARRAHSIAAQGGINAAKNYRNDNDSVYRLFYDTVKGGDYRARETNVYRLAEVSANIIDQCVAQGVPFAREYGGLLDNRSFGGVQVSRTFYARGQTGQQLLIGAYQALERQVAAGTVTEHPRHEMVEIIVSDGRARGIVSRDMATGKLETHVADAVVLATGGYGNVFFLSTNAMGCNATAIWRAHRKGAYFGNPCFTQIHPTCIPQHGDQQSKLTLMSESLRNDGRIWVPKKAEDCEKDPREIPEEDRDYYLERIYPSFGNLVPRDIASRQAKNMCDEGRGVGPKIDGVARGVYLDFAEAIGRMGKDAVSAKYGNLFDMYERITGDNPYEVPMRIYPAVHYTMGGLWVDYDLESNVPGLYVAGEANFSDHGANRLGASALMQGLSDGYFVLPNTINDYLAHCFNLPKLDESSPDVVEALQSAQARVDRLMAVNGSRSVDSFHKELGHIMWEYCGMERTEEGLKKAIGMIRELRKEYWQNVRVPGKSIGELNQSLEKAGRVADFMELGELMCIDALHREESCGGHFRAESQTPEGEALRHDDKFLYVAAWEWAGEDQPPVLHKEDLIYNNIELKQRSYK, from the coding sequence ATGTCTGACACCTTAATCAAGGGCCTGTATCGCGAAGGCGAGAAGATCGCCGACACGAAGGCTCCTCTCGATGTCCCGATCTCCCAGAGCTGGGAAGAACGCAAGTTCAAGGCCGCGCTGGTTAACCCGGCGAACCGCCGTAAACTTCGCGTGATCATCGTCGGCACTGGCCTCGCCGGTGGTGCCGCCGCTGCCTCGCTCGGTGAAATGGGCTACAACGTCGAGGTTTTCTTCTACCAGGACTCCGCTCGCCGCGCGCACTCCATTGCTGCGCAGGGTGGTATTAACGCTGCGAAGAACTACCGCAACGACAACGATTCCGTGTACCGCCTGTTCTACGACACAGTCAAGGGTGGCGACTACCGCGCCCGCGAAACCAACGTGTACCGCCTGGCTGAGGTCAGCGCGAACATCATCGACCAGTGTGTTGCCCAGGGTGTTCCCTTCGCTCGTGAATACGGTGGTCTCCTTGACAACCGGTCCTTCGGTGGTGTCCAGGTGTCGCGTACCTTCTACGCGCGTGGCCAGACAGGTCAGCAGCTCCTCATCGGCGCCTACCAGGCGCTTGAGCGTCAGGTTGCGGCCGGTACCGTCACCGAACATCCGCGTCACGAAATGGTCGAGATCATCGTGTCCGACGGTCGCGCCCGAGGCATCGTGTCGCGTGACATGGCGACCGGTAAGCTCGAAACCCACGTTGCTGACGCTGTTGTGCTCGCCACCGGCGGCTACGGTAACGTCTTCTTCCTGTCGACGAACGCGATGGGATGCAACGCAACCGCGATCTGGCGTGCACACCGCAAGGGCGCTTACTTCGGTAACCCCTGCTTCACGCAGATTCACCCGACCTGCATCCCGCAGCACGGTGATCAGCAGTCCAAGCTCACCCTGATGTCGGAGTCGCTGCGTAACGACGGTCGCATCTGGGTGCCCAAGAAAGCCGAGGACTGCGAAAAGGATCCGCGCGAAATCCCCGAAGAGGACCGCGACTACTACCTCGAACGCATCTACCCGTCCTTCGGTAACCTGGTGCCTCGCGATATTGCGTCGCGTCAGGCGAAGAACATGTGCGACGAGGGCCGCGGCGTTGGTCCGAAGATTGACGGTGTTGCTCGCGGTGTCTACCTCGACTTCGCCGAAGCGATCGGCCGTATGGGTAAGGACGCTGTTTCCGCCAAGTACGGCAACCTCTTCGACATGTATGAACGCATCACCGGTGACAACCCCTACGAGGTGCCGATGCGCATCTACCCGGCTGTCCACTACACAATGGGTGGCCTGTGGGTTGACTACGACCTCGAATCCAACGTTCCTGGCCTGTACGTTGCCGGCGAAGCAAACTTCTCCGATCACGGCGCTAACCGCCTGGGTGCTTCCGCGCTCATGCAGGGCCTGTCGGACGGCTACTTCGTCTTGCCGAACACGATCAACGACTACCTTGCTCACTGCTTTAACCTTCCCAAGCTCGACGAGTCGTCGCCGGATGTTGTGGAGGCGTTGCAGTCAGCTCAGGCTCGTGTCGATCGGCTCATGGCTGTCAACGGTTCCCGCTCCGTCGATTCCTTCCACAAGGAACTTGGCCACATCATGTGGGAATACTGCGGCATGGAGCGTACCGAAGAGGGCCTGAAGAAGGCCATCGGCATGATCCGTGAGCTCCGCAAGGAGTACTGGCAGAACGTCCGCGTTCCCGGTAAGTCCATCGGTGAACTCAACCAGTCCCTTGAGAAAGCTGGCCGTGTCGCCGACTTCATGGAGCTGGGCGAACTCATGTGTATTGATGCCCTGCACCGCGAAGAGTCCTGTGGCGGTCACTTCCGTGCAGAGTCTCAGACACCTGAGGGCGAGGCACTGCGTCACGACGACAAGTTCCTCTACGTCGCAGCCTGGGAATGGGCGGGCGAGGATCAGCCGCCGGTCCTGCACAAGGAAGATCTGATCTACAACAACATCGAGCTGAAGCAGCGGAGCTACAAGTGA
- a CDS encoding succinate dehydrogenase/fumarate reductase iron-sulfur subunit, with the protein MNLTLKIWRQSGPEDRGAMHEYQVKGISEESSFLEMLDVLNEELFARGEEPIAFDSDCREGICGQCGIVINGIAHGPEVTTTCQLHMRTFHDGDTITIEPWRAEAFPVIKDLVVNRSALDRIIQAGGYISVNTGAAPDAHATPVPKQDADRAFEAAACIGCGACVAACPNASAMLFTSAKVTHLQLLPQGKPENYKRVVNMLNQMDEEGFGSCTNIGECAAVCPKQIPLDVISTLNRQLGKAALKGV; encoded by the coding sequence GTGAACCTGACACTGAAGATCTGGCGCCAGAGCGGTCCCGAAGATCGCGGCGCAATGCACGAATACCAAGTGAAGGGGATTTCGGAAGAGTCCTCCTTCCTCGAAATGCTCGACGTTCTCAACGAAGAGCTGTTCGCCCGGGGTGAAGAACCGATTGCGTTTGACTCCGACTGCCGTGAAGGTATCTGCGGACAGTGTGGCATCGTCATCAACGGCATCGCTCACGGCCCGGAGGTCACGACAACCTGTCAGCTGCACATGCGCACCTTCCACGATGGTGACACCATCACCATTGAGCCCTGGCGCGCTGAGGCTTTCCCGGTGATTAAAGACCTCGTTGTCAACCGTTCGGCTCTTGACCGGATCATCCAGGCCGGTGGCTACATCTCGGTGAACACGGGTGCGGCACCCGATGCTCACGCCACCCCCGTTCCCAAGCAGGATGCGGATCGCGCGTTCGAAGCCGCGGCTTGCATCGGCTGCGGAGCCTGCGTGGCGGCCTGCCCGAACGCATCGGCGATGCTCTTCACCTCCGCGAAGGTCACGCACCTTCAGCTGCTGCCTCAGGGTAAGCCGGAGAACTACAAGCGCGTTGTCAATATGCTCAACCAGATGGACGAAGAAGGCTTCGGTTCGTGCACAAACATTGGTGAGTGTGCGGCCGTCTGCCCGAAGCAGATCCCGCTGGATGTCATTTCGACGCTCAACCGTCAGCTTGGAAAGGCTGCCCTCAAAGGCGTCTGA